A genomic window from Lotus japonicus ecotype B-129 chromosome 1, LjGifu_v1.2 includes:
- the LOC130745442 gene encoding rab GTPase-activating protein 22-like isoform X2, which produces MCITTLLNANNNVTPFISGGGGGGGGVRFSSLMAATAAPSTQTVLFTALAGLALVAVVFYGARRGRLKSPWSRRKRKHALSPQQWNSLFTQDGRIRDGGLKFLKKVRSGGVEPSVRAEVWPFLLGVYDLDSTKEERDVIRTRNRKKYEKLRRQCRQLLKSSGSFKFDEIGEISYEGDGGSLVQDSGSPSSEDATSARESLSSAEHSPDVEYSDDPSRGLLEGDDATNIGNADASTLDTDSTDSDSSESPEVIQTFPSDEGPEENDSRTVSKESSSPSQMKVPSKLRTNEDFATWQRIIRLDAVRANAEWMSYNPTQAVVPESRARRSAEAVGLKDYGHLEPGRIFHAARLVAILEAYALYDPEIGYCQGMSDLLSPIISVMTEDHEAFWCFVGFMKKARQNFRLDEVGIRRQLDTVAKIIKFKDGHLFRHLQKLQAEDCFFVYRMVVVLFRRELTFEQTLCLWEVMWADQAAIRAGIGKSAWSRIRQRAPPTDDLLLFAIAASVLQRRKLIIEKYCSMDEIIKECNGMAGHLDVWKLLDDAHNLVVTLHDKMKIEASF; this is translated from the exons ATGTGCATAACCACCCTCTTGAACgcgaacaacaacgtcactccgTTCATCtccggcggcggtggtggtggtggtggtgttagaTTCTCCTCCCTCATGGCCGCGACGGCGGCGCCATCTACTCAGACGGTGCTGTTCACGGCCTTGGCTGGCCTCGCTCTCGTCGCCGTCGTCTTCTACGGTGCAAGGAg GGGTCGTCTTAAATCACCATGGTCACGTAGGAAAAGAAAACACGCCCTTTCACCTCAGCAATGGAACAGCTTATTTACCCAAGATGGGAGAATTCGTGATGGTGGACTTAAGTTCCTGAAAAAAGTTCGCAGTGGA GGTGTTGAACCTAGCGTAAGAGCTGAAGTTTGGCCTTTCCTACTTGGAGT CTATGACTTGGACAGTACCAAAGAAGAAAGAGATGTTATAAGAACTCGAAATAG GAAGAAATACGAGAAACTCCGCAGACAATGCCGGCAACTGCTAAAGTCTAGTGGGAGCTTTAAGTTTGATGAAATAGGTGAAATCAGCTATGAAGGTGATGGTGGAAGTCTTGTTCAAGATTCTGGTTCTCCTAGTTCTGAAGATGCAACAAGTGCCAGAGAGTCCCTTTCTAGTGCGGAACATAGCCCAGATGTTGAATATTCAGATGATCCATCTAGAGGCCTCTTGGAAGGGGATGATGCTACTAACATCGGCAATGCTGATGCCTCTACACTGGATACTGATTCCACTGATTCAGACTCCTCTGAAAGTCCTGAGGTAATTCAGACATTTCCTTCTGATGAGGGTCCGGAAGAGAATGATTCCAGGACAGTTTCTAAGGAAAGTTCTTCTCCCTCTCAAATGAAAGTCCCATCCAAACTACGAACTAATGAAGACTTCGCCACATGGCAACGGATCATCCGGCTTGATGCAGTACGTGCCAATGCAGAATGGATGTCGTACAATCCCACCCAAGCTGTTGTACCGGAGAGTAGGGCACGTCGTTCAGCTGAGGCTGTTGGCTTGAAGGATTATGGTCACCTAGAACCTGGCAGAATCTTTCATGCTGCTCGACTAGTTGCTATCCTTGAAGCATATGCACTGTACGACCCTGAAATTGGCTACTGCCAGGGTATGAGCGATCTGCTATCTCCCATTATTAGTGTTATGACCGAAGATCACGAGGCTTTCTGGTGTTTTGTTGGATTTATGAAGAAGGCTAGGCAGAATTTCAGGCTTGATGAGGTGGGTATTAGGAGGCAACTTGATACAGTTGCAAAAATAATCAAATTTAAGGATGGCCACCTGTTCAGGCATTTGCAGAAGCTCCAGGCCGAGGATTGCTTTTTCGTATATCGGATGGTGGTTGTATTGTTTAGAAGGGAGTTGACATTTGAACAGACTCTTTGTCTTTGGGAAGTAATGTGGGCAGATCAAGCAGCAATAAGGGCAGGTATTGGAAAATCAGCATGGAGCAGAATCAGGCAGCGCGCCCCGCCAACAGATGATTTGTTGCTTTTTGCAATAGCAGCTTCAGTGTTACAGAGGAGGAAATTGATCATTGAGAAGTACTGTAGCATGGATGAGATCATTAAGGAATGCAATGGCATGGCAGGACATCTTGATGTTTGGAAGCTGCTGGATGATGCCCATAACTTGGTGGTCACCCTTCATGACAAAATGAAAATAGAGGCATCATTCTGA
- the LOC130745442 gene encoding rab GTPase-activating protein 22-like isoform X1, with translation MNPLRRSINSASSSSNSSPSSSSSSQSSASSVSSSSSSSSWIHLRSVLFVVSSSSPASCSSTDRGRLKSPWSRRKRKHALSPQQWNSLFTQDGRIRDGGLKFLKKVRSGGVEPSVRAEVWPFLLGVYDLDSTKEERDVIRTRNRKKYEKLRRQCRQLLKSSGSFKFDEIGEISYEGDGGSLVQDSGSPSSEDATSARESLSSAEHSPDVEYSDDPSRGLLEGDDATNIGNADASTLDTDSTDSDSSESPEVIQTFPSDEGPEENDSRTVSKESSSPSQMKVPSKLRTNEDFATWQRIIRLDAVRANAEWMSYNPTQAVVPESRARRSAEAVGLKDYGHLEPGRIFHAARLVAILEAYALYDPEIGYCQGMSDLLSPIISVMTEDHEAFWCFVGFMKKARQNFRLDEVGIRRQLDTVAKIIKFKDGHLFRHLQKLQAEDCFFVYRMVVVLFRRELTFEQTLCLWEVMWADQAAIRAGIGKSAWSRIRQRAPPTDDLLLFAIAASVLQRRKLIIEKYCSMDEIIKECNGMAGHLDVWKLLDDAHNLVVTLHDKMKIEASF, from the exons ATGAATCCTCTTAGGCGAAGTATCAATTCAGCTTCGTCGTCTTCCAATTCCTCTCCTTCCTCATCGTCGTCGTCGCAATCGTCGGCGTCGTCggtgtcatcatcatcatcttcgtcGTCGTGGATCCATTTGCGTTCGGTTCTGTTTGTTGTTAGTTCTTCCTCACCAGCGTCTTGTTCCTCCACTGATCG GGGTCGTCTTAAATCACCATGGTCACGTAGGAAAAGAAAACACGCCCTTTCACCTCAGCAATGGAACAGCTTATTTACCCAAGATGGGAGAATTCGTGATGGTGGACTTAAGTTCCTGAAAAAAGTTCGCAGTGGA GGTGTTGAACCTAGCGTAAGAGCTGAAGTTTGGCCTTTCCTACTTGGAGT CTATGACTTGGACAGTACCAAAGAAGAAAGAGATGTTATAAGAACTCGAAATAG GAAGAAATACGAGAAACTCCGCAGACAATGCCGGCAACTGCTAAAGTCTAGTGGGAGCTTTAAGTTTGATGAAATAGGTGAAATCAGCTATGAAGGTGATGGTGGAAGTCTTGTTCAAGATTCTGGTTCTCCTAGTTCTGAAGATGCAACAAGTGCCAGAGAGTCCCTTTCTAGTGCGGAACATAGCCCAGATGTTGAATATTCAGATGATCCATCTAGAGGCCTCTTGGAAGGGGATGATGCTACTAACATCGGCAATGCTGATGCCTCTACACTGGATACTGATTCCACTGATTCAGACTCCTCTGAAAGTCCTGAGGTAATTCAGACATTTCCTTCTGATGAGGGTCCGGAAGAGAATGATTCCAGGACAGTTTCTAAGGAAAGTTCTTCTCCCTCTCAAATGAAAGTCCCATCCAAACTACGAACTAATGAAGACTTCGCCACATGGCAACGGATCATCCGGCTTGATGCAGTACGTGCCAATGCAGAATGGATGTCGTACAATCCCACCCAAGCTGTTGTACCGGAGAGTAGGGCACGTCGTTCAGCTGAGGCTGTTGGCTTGAAGGATTATGGTCACCTAGAACCTGGCAGAATCTTTCATGCTGCTCGACTAGTTGCTATCCTTGAAGCATATGCACTGTACGACCCTGAAATTGGCTACTGCCAGGGTATGAGCGATCTGCTATCTCCCATTATTAGTGTTATGACCGAAGATCACGAGGCTTTCTGGTGTTTTGTTGGATTTATGAAGAAGGCTAGGCAGAATTTCAGGCTTGATGAGGTGGGTATTAGGAGGCAACTTGATACAGTTGCAAAAATAATCAAATTTAAGGATGGCCACCTGTTCAGGCATTTGCAGAAGCTCCAGGCCGAGGATTGCTTTTTCGTATATCGGATGGTGGTTGTATTGTTTAGAAGGGAGTTGACATTTGAACAGACTCTTTGTCTTTGGGAAGTAATGTGGGCAGATCAAGCAGCAATAAGGGCAGGTATTGGAAAATCAGCATGGAGCAGAATCAGGCAGCGCGCCCCGCCAACAGATGATTTGTTGCTTTTTGCAATAGCAGCTTCAGTGTTACAGAGGAGGAAATTGATCATTGAGAAGTACTGTAGCATGGATGAGATCATTAAGGAATGCAATGGCATGGCAGGACATCTTGATGTTTGGAAGCTGCTGGATGATGCCCATAACTTGGTGGTCACCCTTCATGACAAAATGAAAATAGAGGCATCATTCTGA